Proteins encoded together in one Apteryx mantelli isolate bAptMan1 chromosome 31, bAptMan1.hap1, whole genome shotgun sequence window:
- the RAB13 gene encoding ras-related protein Rab-13 gives MAKAYDHLFKLLLIGDSGVGKTCLIIRFAEDNFTSTYISTIGIDFKIRTVEIEGKKIKLQVWDTAGQERFKTITTAYYRGAMGIILVYDITDEKSFENIQNWMKSIKENASAGVERLLIGNKCDMESKRKVQREDAEKLAKEYGIRFFETSAKSSVNVEEAFNTLARDILLKTSRKAGQSSKPSLDLGSQKKGSSKCSVA, from the exons ATGGCCAAGGCCTACGACCACCTCTTCAAGCTGCTGCTGATCGGCGACAGCGGCGTGGGCAAGACCTGCCTCATCATCCGCTTCGCCGAGGACAACTTCACCAGCACCTACATCTCCACCATCG ggATCGACTTCAAAATCCGGACGGTGGAAATCGAAGGGAAGAAGATCAAGCTGCAGGTCTG GGACACGGCAGGACAGGAGAGGTTCAAAACCATCACGACAGCCTACTACCGCGGAGCCATG GGCATCATCCTCGTGTACGACATCACGGACGAGAAGTCCTTCGAGAACATCCAGAACTGGATGAAGAGCATCAAGGAG AACGCGTCTGCCGGGGTTGAACGTCTCCTCATCGGCAACAAGTGCGACATGGAGAGCAAACGCAAGGTGCAGCGGGAGGATGCCGAGAAG CTGGCGAAGGAGTACGGGATCCGCTTCTTCGAGACCAGCGCCAAGTCCAGCGTGAACGTGGAAGAG GCCTTCAACACCCTGGCGCGGGACATCCTGCTGAAAACCTCCCGGAAAGCG GGTCAAAGCAGCAAGCCCTCCCTGGACCTGGGCTCCCAGAAGAAGGGCAGCAGTAAATGCTCCGTGGCGTAA